Proteins from a single region of Dictyostelium discoideum AX4 chromosome 5 chromosome, whole genome shotgun sequence:
- the sibE gene encoding type A von Willebrand factor domain-containing protein (Similar to VWFA), translated as MNNLFKFLFVLLAIFCPPISDLVVSHGVPQQHITIIKFTTNFAFRTTFYKTSSSSIVIGEKITLGTLTFGDGSSTSVRASVTSFDTKNDWFFGQFIFTKTYTALTPNNSKQYLAMFTSCCRISTLLNNKDADWNITSSVYLDNKNWPSVNHSPVSGMLPIVQVIANKNNNFRVIASDPNVDDKLSFSFSTVYPMTQPSGMKINSTGHVFFLPTSVGLYSTQIYITDDAVPPAYAVVDFILESITEPGKCDPSCSNGGATCNGNSECKNCANAGSTTSNTCSTTNYPPYFVSPTPQDNQLIPFTVGQPNSITLSCKSDYTTRTVGIQAANVPAGAAIAEGTSSQGTVKNILSWTPVAANVGVYVTSIFCYDSNGLTSSSRSFTIFIAKPECGNGHKDPSTGKCKCDGDKWDPTSNCFDCSTGYYGQNCDPTPPCDKGIPNEGILGDGKCMCINGYSGDKCDVPLSQSCKDLKNSILLSTSVPSFFVNPTKVQLYIESDFALTTSLNIPQKLTKIDVFVLVDVNVASSTLFGVVQSSISTFVTEVSKSICETTQFGIGYFSDASSSGFNFAPGSIIGSNIVNTINGYAVSSYTSTSSGNSLLGATNAASNSNGWNSGSFKAIVVLTDKDHSSNSAAITNFVNTYISNSIAPVVVGFGASSIPNWNSAISTADFGYSTVSAATSIDISAKAVAGLKSVLSNVVYKTDNTTNGASFVKSTPSDVAVSSTADTVKTVSGLVLTKPSATSIVSPVASVSAIGFGQTDFSINYNRPPTPTGTAFSVNQNSFATFKLTGTDPDFNILTFAFTTFLTSDVGVITDSNNKDVSTQKSKYYDSTETFTFTPAINYLLPISVSFVANDGCLNSTTSATVSITINKVNQLPTCQQKTISPTLNVANKFVLSASDFEDATPFIQFTSPTDLTAYGTLTFGGVAVTSTSKIPTSSEITFTQTVNPTNAIDVPVSFQAVDSVGAISTSTCTLTVKLVHTNIKPVSSSTSPISVIPRGSVSLTLVSTDSDSTSAKFTIKSVNKGAKGDFYTCSTNDCTCNSTQTNIYTSISTTTTYTSISYTNKVANKLICFTNGEPSAISNYASISFTSTDNQGLESDSVNVVVNIVGNRTNVAPVVTKIQGYSVYQDYLDSDAHVVTGTDADIDDYNPPNVNNLIAIITTPPSNGILVTLQNGSIAATQGKAPFTHYYRPNPGFKGTDSYSYQVVDTFKAGSSIESTTVTVNPINHKPSVVVSSYSFTSQSGDGETQDLVTSDPDGDSVICSVVSIPSQIGMYDSDGNLIESVPTVLSGTSYSFKLLDPSKITPTPFTSVSSSFAVKCTDVTTKTIPFGTLSTGVVTANVQYTYINTPPTTQGGTVQLDQDTVKVFTFNGSDIETPKDDIKVKILSLPINGQLLINATGVALTTTNIASETYNLNALSYKPNAGLSNWNTIDQQSPLDSISYTVIDQQGLTSDSDIVYFSVRPRNPPVYTGARVIDVLQNTRYPLTITSRIGGGGSEVNIQVIGFTNNGTLSIAHNMGSEGTMDSEITSYPNQQSGSTSYNYAYMPPRNKYGNDFDFIYFKLFDGDLYSELYTVTVNVIHVNQPPTIELVSYKILDGVSSEVLFENTSLINMNINTTVLIKYSGNDIDVDQVTPLISMIPNFPLRGSLYAYNPTASNSSGAPITRNSSNVEQNADGFYYVVFVPSKKTSGESYARITFIMTDNGGLNSPIVGVLINVNTVNIAPFVIIGNKNYTTQTNLTASVMGVQFDDPDSTTNNVSIVVSIVGQKDDKVASLKDIKLSFTQSPMCEYHQTLASITCIGPKKPLNSSIVSISVIASTAGDYRLKLFVDDLGYNAPSAIRAQSHLNATGYVDVKVNAPEATTQTTNNKTVLTGAIAGAAAGTALIAAAAWKLLRKAAPPTDTFFSEAAFLGDGVNANPLYEQSASAAENPLYQSASDNTD; from the exons atgaataatttattcaaatttttatttgtattacttGCAATATTTTGT ccACCCATTTCAGATTTGGTAGTATCTCATGGAGTCCCACAACAGCACATAAC gattattaaatttacaacaaATTTCGCATTTAGAACTACATTTTATAAAACAAGCTCATCATCAATTGTAATTGGAGAAAAAATTACTCTTGGTACTTTAACTTTTGGTGATGGTTCATCTACATCAGTTAGGGCATCTGTGACCAGTTTTGATACCAAGAATGATTGGTTCTTTGGTCAATTTATCTTTACTAAAACCTATACTGCCTTAACTCCAAACAACTCAAAACAATATCTTGCCATGTTTACATCATGTTGTAGAATTAGTACACTTCTCAATAATAAAGATGCTGATTGGAACATTACTAGTAGTGTTTATCTTGATAACAAAAATTGGCCATCAGTAAATCATTCACCAGTATCAGGTATGTTACCAATTGTCCAAGTTATTgccaacaaaaataataacttcCGTGTTATTGCAAGTGACCCAAATGTTGATGATAAACTTTCATTCTCTTTCTCAACCGTTTATCCAATGACCCAACCATCTGGAATGAAAATCAATAGTACTGGTCATGTTTTTTTCTTACCAACTTCAGTTGGTCTTTATTCTACTCAAATTTATATCACAGATGATGCCGTTCCACCAGCATATGCCGTAGTCGATTTCATTTTAGAATCAATTACTGAACCAGGTAAATGTGATCCAAGTTGTTCCAATGGTGGTGCAACATGTAATGGTAATTCAGAATGTAAAAATTGTGCCAACGCTGGTTCAACAACTAGCAATACTTGTTCAACAACTAATTATCCACCATACTTTGTTTCACCAACCCCACAagataatcaattaattccaTTCACTGTTGGTCAACCAAATAGTATCACACTCTCATGTAAATCAGATTATACAACTAGAACTGTCGGTATCCAAGCTGCTAATGTACCAGCTGGTGCAGCCATTGCAGAAGGAACTTCAAGTCAAGGTACAGTTAAAAATATTCTTTCATGGACTCCAGTCGCTGCAAATGTTGGTGTTTATGTAACTTCAATCTTTTGTTATGATTCAAATGGTTTAACATCATCATCTCGTtcatttacaattttcaTTGCTAAACCAGAATGTGGTAATGGTCATAAAGATCCTTCAACTGGTAAATGTAAATGTGATGGTGATAAATGGGATCCAACTTCAAATTGTTTCGATTGTAGTACCGGTTATTATGGTCAAAATTGTGATCCAACCCCACCATGCGATAAAGGTATTCCAAATGAAGGTATTTTAGGTGATGGTAAATGTATGTGTATCAATGGTTACAGTGGTGATAAATGTGATGTTCCATTATCTCAAAGTTGTaaagatttgaaaaattCTATTCTCCTCTCCACCTCTGTTCCATCATTCTTTGTCAATCCAACCAAAGTTCAACTATATATCGAAAGTGATTTCGCTTTAACTACATCATTAAACATTCcacaaaaattaacaaaaattgACGTTTTCGTTTTAGTCGATGTCAATGTCGCCTCATCAACTCTCTTTGGTGTTGTTCAATCAAGTATTTCAACATTTGTCACTGAGGTTTCAAAGAGTATTTGCGAAACAACTCAATTTGGTATTGGTTATTTCAGTGATGCCTCTTCATCTGGTTTCAATTTTGCTCCAGGTTCAATCATTGGTAGCAATATCGTTAATACTATCAATGGTTATGCTGTCTCATCTTATACTTCAACCTCAAGTGGTAATTCACTTTTGGGTGCAACAAATGCTGCATCAAACTCAAATGGTTGGAACTCTGGCTCCTTTAAAGCAATTGTTGTACTTACCGATAAAGATCATTCTTCAAACTCTGCTGCTATAACTAATTTCGTCAATACTTacatttcaaattcaattgcgccagttgttgttggttttggtgCCTCATCAATTCCAAATTGGAATTCAGCAATTTCAACCGCTGATTTTGGTTATAGCACTGTCTCTGCTGCTACATCCATCGATATCTCTGCTAAAGCTGTAGCTGGTTTAAAGAGTGTTTTATCAAATGTTGTTTATAAAACCGATAATACAACCAATGGCGCTTCATTCGTTAAATCCACACCATCAGATGTCGCTGTATCTTCCACCGCTGATACCGTTAAAACCGTTAGTGGTCTTGTTTTAACCAAACCATCAGCAACCTCAATCGTATCACCAGTTGCATCAGTTTCAGCAATTGGTTTTGGCCAAACTGatttttcaatcaattacAATCGTCCACCAACTCCAACCGGAACTGCATTCTCTGTAAATCAAAATTCATTTGCTACCTTTAAATTAACAGGTACTGATCCagatttcaatattttaacCTTTGCTTTCACTACCTTCTTAACAAGTGACGTTGGTGTTATTAccgatagtaataataaagatgttTCAACccaaaaaagtaaatattaCGATTCAACCGAGACTTTCACCTTCACTCCAGCCATTAACTATTTATTACCAATCAGTGTTAGTTTCGTTGCCAATGATGGTTGTCTTAATAGTACTACATCTGCAACCGTTTcaatcaccatcaacaaaGTCAATCAATTACCAACTTGTcaacaaaaaacaatttcacCAACTTTGAATGTTGCTAACAAATTTGTATTGAGTGCTTCCGATTTTGAAGATGCCACACCATTCATTCAATTCACTAGTCCAACCGATTTAACTGCATATGGTACATTAACTTTTGGTGGTGTTGCTGTTACTTCAACATCTAAAATTCCAACTAGTTCTGAAATCACATTTACCCAAACCGTTAATCCAACCAATGCTATTGATGTTCCAGTATCATTCCAAGCTGTCGATAGTGTTGGTGCAATCTCTACAAGTACTTGTACATTAACTGTTAAACTTGTTCatacaaatattaaaccagtttcatcatcaacatcaccaatttCAGTAATTCCAAGAGGTTCTGTTTCATTAACTTTGGTATCAACTGATTCAGATTCAACATCTGCAAAATTCACCATTAAATCCGTTAACAAGGGCGCAAAGGGTGATTTCTACACTTGTTCAACCAATGATTGTACATGTAATTCTACTCAAACCAACATATATACCTCTATTTCTACAACTACAACCTACACATCAATTTCTTATACCAACAAAGTAGCCAACAAACTTATTTGTTTCACCAATGGAGAACCTTCcgcaatttcaaattatgcATCCATTTCATTCACATCAACTGATAACCAAGGTTTAGAATCAGATTCTGTCAATGTAGTCGTTAATATTGTTGGTAATCGTACTAATGTTGCACCAGTTGTAACTAAAATTCAAGGTTACAGTGTTTATCAAGATTATTTAGATTCTGATGCACATGTTGTAACTGGTACCGATGCTGATATCGATGATTACAATCCACcaaatgttaataatttaattgctATAATTACCACTCCACCATCCAATGGTATTTTAGTTACTCTTCAAAATGGTAGCATTGCTGCCACTCAAGGAAAAGCTCCATTCACTCATTACTATAGACCAAATCCTGGTTTCAAGGGTACTGATAGTTATTCATATCAAGTTGTTGACACTTTCAAAGCTGGGTCATCAATTGAAAGTACCACCGTCACTGTTAACCCAATTAATCACAAGCCAAGTGTTGTTGTCAGTTCATATTCTTTCACATCTCAAAGTGGTGATGGTGAAACTCAAGACTTGGTCACCAGTGATCCAGATGGTGATAGTGTTATTTGTTCAGTTGTTTCCATTCCAAGTCAAATTGGTATGTATGATTCAGatggtaatttaattgaatcagtTCCAACTGTTCTCTCTGGTACTTCATACAGTTTCAAGTTATTAGATCCATCAAAAATTACTCCAACTCCATTCACAAGTGTTTCAAGTTCATTCGCTGTCAAATGTACTGATGTTACTACAAAGACTATTCCATTTGGTACATTATCAACTGGTGTAGTAACTGCTAATGTTCAATATACTTATATTAATACTCCACCAACTACTCAAGGTGGCACTGTTCAACTTGATCAAGATACAGTCAAAGTATTCACTTTTAATGGTTCTGATATTGAAACACCAAAAGATGATATTAAAGTTAAAATCCTTTCATTACCAATCAATGGTCAACTTTTAATTAACGCTACTGGTGTTGCTCTTACTACAACAAATATTGCTTCTGAAACATACAACCTTAATGCACTTTCATACAAACCAAATGCAGGTCTTTCAAATTGGAATACCATTGATCAACAAAGTCCACTCGATTCAATTTCATACACTGTCATTGATCAACAAGGTCTTACATCAGATTCTGATATCGTTTACTTTAGTGTTAGACCAAGAAATCCACCAGTTTATACTGGTGCAAGAGTAATTGATGTTTTACAAAACACTCGTTATCCATTAACTATCACTAGTagaattggtggtggtggttctGAAGTTAATATCCAAGTTATTGGATTCACTAACAATGGTACTTTAAGTATCGCTCACAATATGGGTAGCGAAGGTACTATGGATTCAGAAATTACATCATATCCAAATCAACAATCTGGTTCAACTTCATACAACTATGCATACATGCCACCACGTAATAAATATGgtaatgattttgatttcaTTTACTTCAAACTCTTTGATGGTGATCTTTACTCTGAACTTTATACAGTCACTGTTAATGTTATTCATGTCAACCAACCACCAACAATCGAATTAGTTAGTTACAAGATTTTAGATGGCGTTTCAAGTGAAGTcttatttgaaaatacttcattaattaatatgaATATTAATACCACTGTCCTAATTAAATATTCTGgtaatgatattgatgttGATCAAGTTACtccattaatttcaatgattCCAAATTTCCCACTTCGAGGTTCGCTTTACGCTTATAATCCAACTGCTTCAAATTCATCAGGTGCGCCAATCACTCGTAACTCTTCAAATGTTGAACAAAATGCTGATGGTTTTTACTATGTCGTATTTGTACCATCAAAAAAAACCTCTGGTGAAAGTTATGCACGTATTACATTTATTATGACTGACAATGGCGGTCTTAATTCACCAATCGTCGGAGTGTTAATCAATGTTAATACTGTCAATATTGCACCATTTGTAATCATTGGTAACAAAAACTACACAACTCAAACCAATTTAACTGCCTCTGTAATGGGTGTACAATTTGATGATCCAGATTCTACAACTAACAATGTTTCAATTGTTGTTTCAATAGTTGGTCAAAAAGATGACAAAGTTGCATCACTCAAAGATATTAAACTTTCATTCACTCAATCACCAATGTGTGAATATCATCAAACTTTAGCTTCAATCACATGTATTGGACCAAAGAAACCACTCAACAGTTCAATTGTTTCAATTTCTGTTATCGCATCAACTGCTGGTGACTATCGTCTTAAACTCTTTGTTGATGATTTAGGTTACAATGCACCATCAGCCATTAGAGCTCAATCACATTTAAATGCAACTGGTTATGTTGATGTTAAAGTTAATGCACCAGAAGCTACCACACAAACCACTAATAATAAGACTGTTTTAACAGGTGCTATTGCTGGTGCTGCCGCTGGTACTGCTTTAATTGCTGCTGCTGCTTGGAAATTATTAAGAAAAGCTGCACCACCAACTGATACTTTCTTTAGTGAAGCCGCTTTCCTTGGTGACGGTGTTAATGCCAATCCACTTTACGAACAATCTGCATCTGCCGCTGAAAATCCACTTTATCAATCTGCCTCTGATAATACTGACTAA